The DNA region ccgtcgggTCTGGTTCGTtacgtcgccgtcgccgtgttcctgctcgtcgccctATACTTTTTCAGCAGCTCCAGGGATCCATACGCATCACCCGGCGCGTCTCTCAAGCGTCCCGTCAACCCCACGAGCCCACAGCCcggcgagaagctcaagCCCAACGACAAACCGGGCCCCGACACGAGCAACCCCGAGCCTCAACCGCTCGACAAGCCCAGACCAGACACGGACAAGCCAGCGACGCAGCACATTGATAAACCCAAACCCAACCCCGACACGAGCAAGCAAGAAAAGCCCGACGCAAAGAAGCCGGACACCCAAAAGCCTGGCGACAAACCCAAGACAGCACCACCCGTCAGCGAGCCGGGAAGAAAAAAGCACCCCATCGACAAGCTCATATATGATGCTCAGCATCACTTTGCCGAGCTCACCTCCAAGGAATCCAAAAcggtcgagcaggccgcccaggcgtACCGCAagcagcgcggccgccacccgccgcctggCTTCGACAAGTGGTTCGAGTTTGCCCGTTCCCGCAACGCCCTCATCATTGAGGACTTTTTCGATCAGATCCACCACGACATTGAACCCTTCTGGGGTCTTGACCCAACGCTGATGCGCCGTGAAGCCAGCCAGTTCGAGATGACCATCAACGTGCGTAAAGGCAATGCCACGGCTGGATCCGATTGGTTTTGGACCAAGATCTGGCTCGACATGATCCAGGAGATCGCGCCTATGCTCCCCGACATGGATCTTGCCCTcaacgccatggacgagccgcgcctcgtcgtcccctgGGAGGACATGCAGGGATACATGAAAAAGGCCGCCAGGACGGCTAAGCTGCCCAAGGCTAATACGGTCGTGTCCGATTTTCAGAAGCTGCCGCAACCGCGCAAgggtgggctggctggcgaaATCCAGCCGAAGTCATGGGAGGAGACGAGTAAGTGCCGAACCACTACCAACAGAGACGCACGCTTCTGACCGCCGCAGAACCATACTGGCCGCTCGTACGCCGCGGTTGCTCCCCTACCAGCGCGGCCCGCACAGCGGCCCTGAAGAAGTCATTTGCCGACCCGCCGTCCATCAGCACCAAGAACGCCGAGCCGCACCTCTACAAGGGTTACGTTTTCAATTACACGTTGTCCAATGATCTCTGCCATCAGCCCGACCTACAGGGACTCGAGGGCATTCTCATCGCACCCCTGTCGACAAAGTCGACCAAGACCATGTTTCCCATGTTTGGAGGCTCCAAGCTGACCGTCAACAACGAGATCCTCCTGCCCGCGCCGATGTACTGGAGCGAAGAGGAACGGTTcacaggcggcgacgagcgcggtGTCGAGTGGCGTGAGAAGAGTAGCAAGGCCATctggcgcggcgtcgccaccgGAGGGCTCAACGCCGCAGACAACTGGCGCGGCTTCCAGCGGCACCGCTTCGTTGCCATGGGTAATGGCACCAAGGTCGCCCTCGTTGAGGCGGGAGAGAAGCCTGAGAACTTTGCGCTTGCCGAGGAGCAATACAGCGTGAGAgcgcagcgcgacggcaAACTGGGCAAGTGGGTGGATGAGTGGTCCGACGTGGGCTTCATCGACCTGAGCTGCGACCCGCCTCAGGACGGCCTCTGCAACTACACCGATTTCTACTTCCACCCCATCAAGGGCGTCAAGATGGCCGATCAGTTTAGCTTCAAGTACCTCCCAGACATCGACGGCAACTCGTTTTCCGGGCGCTACCTGGGCTTCCTGCGGTCGACGTCATTGCCCATCAAGTCGACCATCTGGCGCGAGTGGCATGACAGCCGCCTGGTGCCATGGAAGCACTTTGTGCCCATGGACAACCGCTTCAGCGACTACTTCGGCATCATGGAGTACTTCCTGGGGTACGAGGGACGCGACGGGCACGACCACGCGGCGGAGAAAATCGCCACTGAGGGCAAGGAGTGGGCCGACCAGGTGCTGCGTAGGGAGGACATGCTCGTTTAcgtgctgcggctgctgctcgaatacgcccgcgtcgtcgacgagcgccgggAGACGATGGGctgggtcgacgacgtgctgcgAAATCCCTCGTTGGAGAGTACGTGGAAGACCTGGTGGCGATTTGGCGGAAGCTAGCCGACGACTCTGCGGGTGTTCCACACTCGATTGGATAGGGGTGGGAAGGCGTTGTGGTGTGTTTTTATTATCACGAGGCGCTTTGTATCATGCTTCCTTCTTGTCTATTCTAGAGAGCTATCCGTGGCAACAGGCGGATGTGTATAGAAGACGATTAGTACTTGCAGGACTGAGAGTCCCCATCTGCAAGGTAGCCGAAGCGAAATGCCGCTTTGTAAATGAGCAATTTCGCTGCCTATGTGCTTTAGCCTGTTTGGTCCCTTGTTATTATTGCATCTCGTGCCTTGTCGTCCTTTAACTACCTGATCTATCCGAGGCACAACTAGAACTAATTCAGGTAGGCAGCCTGGAATATGAGTGCAAGCGGTTGTCCCGCGATGGCGGGAACCCAAAACGGACCATGAGGGTCTTGGGGTTCATGGGGGAAGAGTGGTATATTATGCTCATCTGCGCGCTGAGTAGAGAGGTTAGAGGCGATGAGGGGGCCGCGAGTAGAGTCCTGGAGAGGGATATGTAGAGAGAATTTGAGGAACGGCATGGAGCTGCGCAAACTGAATGTGGACTTTTGACGGTGCGGATGGGTagggagcagcaggtcgcTCGTGCTCTGGGGCCGGATGAGATTTGCGGCTCgccagggcggcgtggcTCCAGCTGGTCCGTGAGGGCCGGGGGCGTGAATCTCGGGTTGTTGAGGTAGAGGGCTGCCCTCGACGTAGACGCCCATGTCGTACTGCTCTGAAGGAattggtggtgatggtggtggctgcaGTGGCATTGATCGGGGGGCAACGTAGGATGGCTAGACGGCCACACTTGCACGTTACGTCGTCGGAGACACGACAAACGGGCGAGTGATAGATACTTGGCCTCTGCCCTAGCAACGGGACACTCTGGTGTCCTTGctgtagcagcagcagcagcagcgcaggggTAAGTAGCAATTCTCCATCCGCCTCAAGCCACCCCCCCGGCGTtgcccttgacctcgtcgtcgacgtcggcggagtcgccgtcatcgtcggacaggcgggcgagcagctggGCGTAGGTCGGGCGGAAGGGCCAGTCCATCCAGGCCTGGAGGATCTCGACCCACTGTGCCTCGTTCATGGCGcggacggtgacggcgccgtggcccgtGACGGgggtgccgccgcgagccggGTCGCGCAGGCTGGGGCAGCGCGCGGCCAggtcgccgaagccgacccAGAGGGTCTCCATTGCGCGGCCGACGGGCTGGAGGGTGTGGTGGAACCAGAAGCGCAGCATGGCCTCGGACATCTCGCCCGCGCGAGACGTGGCCGTGCCCTGCTCCCGCAGCAGCGGGTGCATGGCCTTGGGCTGGatgtcgaggagcgccgagggcgccgcggggaAGAAGTCATCGgcccgcgcggcgagcggctcgtACGCGCGCCGGTCCCAGAGTAGCGCGGGGGGTTCCTGCCGGAAGAGGTGC from Purpureocillium takamizusanense chromosome 3, complete sequence includes:
- a CDS encoding uncharacterized protein (COG:S~EggNog:ENOG503NZRH~TransMembrane:1 (i14-31o)), whose protein sequence is MLGTGPFSRRPSGLVRYVAVAVFLLVALYFFSSSRDPYASPGASLKRPVNPTSPQPGEKLKPNDKPGPDTSNPEPQPLDKPRPDTDKPATQHIDKPKPNPDTSKQEKPDAKKPDTQKPGDKPKTAPPVSEPGRKKHPIDKLIYDAQHHFAELTSKESKTVEQAAQAYRKQRGRHPPPGFDKWFEFARSRNALIIEDFFDQIHHDIEPFWGLDPTLMRREASQFEMTINVRKGNATAGSDWFWTKIWLDMIQEIAPMLPDMDLALNAMDEPRLVVPWEDMQGYMKKAARTAKLPKANTVVSDFQKLPQPRKGGLAGEIQPKSWEETKPYWPLVRRGCSPTSAARTAALKKSFADPPSISTKNAEPHLYKGYVFNYTLSNDLCHQPDLQGLEGILIAPLSTKSTKTMFPMFGGSKLTVNNEILLPAPMYWSEEERFTGGDERGVEWREKSSKAIWRGVATGGLNAADNWRGFQRHRFVAMGNGTKVALVEAGEKPENFALAEEQYSVRAQRDGKLGKWVDEWSDVGFIDLSCDPPQDGLCNYTDFYFHPIKGVKMADQFSFKYLPDIDGNSFSGRYLGFLRSTSLPIKSTIWREWHDSRLVPWKHFVPMDNRFSDYFGIMEYFLGYEGRDGHDHAAEKIATEGKEWADQVLRREDMLVYVLRLLLEYARVVDERRETMGWVDDVLRNPSLESTWKTWWRFGGS